Below is a window of Agrobacterium vitis DNA.
GGGCCTGGATGTTGATCTCGTATCCAAGCAATCGGTGCCGATCCTCAAATGGATACGTCCTGAAATCATCACCGCCAATGAGGATGCGTTGATGGCCGGACGCGAACTCGCCAAGGCGGTGATTGCCAGCATCGATGGCGTGGAGCCGCATCTGCTACAAAGCATCAGCCAGCCTGTGTGGTCCTGAACCAATAACCCGCCAAAAGGAGCCTTGGCCGTTGATCAGAACGGGATACAAACCCCGTCACGGGCGATGACCAATGGTCCATGCCAGGCGGTAGAAAGCGCACGGCGCCAATCCGCCTCGCCAAAAGCCGGATCATCGGCAGGAATGAGATGATTGAGCACGAGCTTTTTCACACCCGCGGCATTTGCCAACCGTCCGGCATCTTCGGCAAGCGTGTGCGACGCGTAGAGATGCTCTCGCAGGCGAGCGCCATTGCCAGTTCGGGCAACGATGTTGTCCACACCCTCCGGCAACATGGCCTCATGAACGAGAATGTCGGTCCCAGCCGCAAACTGTGCCAGCGGCGGAAAATAGGCCGTATCGGACGACAGCACGACCGATTTTTCGCCGTAGCAAAACCGCAGGGCAAAGCATTCCGTCACGGGTGGATGGTCAACGCGCAATGCCGACACCGTCAAGCCGTTTTCGACAAAAATCGGCCCTTCGCCATATTCGATGATGGTGATCAATTCCGCCGGATCGGGCCTGCCCTCATCTTCGATTCGCGTGCGGATGTCATAGTCAAGCGAGGCGAGAAACCCCTGCCATAGCTGCTGCGTGCCCAAAGGCCCATAGACGAGCACCGGCTCTGCAAGCCCCGTCGTCCAGGCCGTATGGAGAAGCCCACCAAGCTCCAATACATGATCGGAATGGAGGTGGGTAATGAATACAAGATCCAGTTCTTTCAACGACATGCCAGTCTCTACCACCCCGCGCGTCACGCCAAGGCCGCAATCGACGACAATGCGGCGTCCGCCGAGTGTCAGCAGCATCGATGTGGGATTGGGGCCGCCGGGGCGGATCGCAGGGCCGCCCTTACTGCCCAGAATGACAAGATGATCGTTCATCGAAACAATGCCCTCAAAAAAGCCCCGCTGCGGTGAAGCAGCGAGGCATTACTTTCATTGCAAAACCGCCGGGATCAGTAGATCGCCGCGCCGCTGCCCCAGGGGCCATGCGGATAATCCTTGCCGTCCACCCGCGCAAAACCGTGGGCGCCGAAGAAGTCGCGCTGCGCCTGGATGAGGTTGGCGGTGCCGCGACCGCGACGGTAGCTGTCAAAGTAGGACAGCGCCGAGGAAAGGGCCGGAACCGGCAGGCCGGAAAGCGCTGCATAGGAGACGACGCGGCGAAGTGCTGCATCGCTATCCTTGACCATTTTCGAGAAGGCGGGCGTGACGATCAGGTTTGCCACGTCCGGATCCTTGGTAAAGGCCGAGGTGATCTCGTCGAGGAATTGCGAGCGGATGATGCAGCCTTCGCGCCAGATTTTTGCAATCGTCGGCATCGGCAGCGACCAGCCGAATTCCTTGGAGGCAGCAGCCATCACAGCGAAGCCCTGGGCATAGGCAGCGATTTTTGCCGCCAGCAATGCGCTTTCCAGATCGGCCAGGAAAGCCATGCCATCATGGGGCTTTTCGGTGGGCTTCGGCAGGCCGAAAATTGCTTCCGCCGCAACGCGCTCCTGCTTTTGCGACGACAGGACACGTCCCGCCACAGCAGCCTCAATGCCGGTCGCGGCCACGCCGAGATTCTGCGCTTCGATCACCGACCATTTGCCGGTGCCTTTCTGGCCTGCGGCATCGACGATGACGTCTACCATCGGATTGCCTGTAATCGGGTCCTTGGCCTTCAGCACCTTTTCTGAGATTTCGATCAGGTAGGAATTCAGGCGACCCTTGTTCCACTGGCCGAATACATCGCCGATTTCGCTGGCCGACATGCCAAGTCCATCACGCAGGATGCCGTAGATTTCGGCAATCATCTGCATATCGGCATATTCGATACCATTATGGATGGTCTTGACGAAATGACCGGCTCCATCGTTGCCGAGCCAGGCCACGCAGGGGTCGCCATTGAACTTGGCGGAAATCGAGGTGAGAACCTTCTCGACCCGCTTCCAGCTTTCTTCCAGACCACCAACCATGATCGAAGGGCCGTGACGGGCACCTTCTTCACCACCGGAAACGCCCATGCCGATAAAGGTCAGGCCGCTATCCTTCAGATTGTCGAACCGGCGGATCGTGTCGCGGAAATTGGCATTGCCCGCATCGATCATGATGTCATTGGCCGAAAGATGCGGCTTCAGCAATTCCATCTGCTGATCGACTGCGTCACCGGCCTTGATCATGATGATGATCGGGCGTGGCGGGCGAATGGCGGCGACAAACTCCTCAATCGTATCGCAGCCGATAATATTGCCAGCAAGGTCGCCGGCCTCGCCGATGAATTCATGCGTGCGCGCCGGTGTCCGGTTGAAGACCGCGATGCGGTTGCCTTTCTCGGCAATATTGAGCGCCAGGTTCGATCCCATAACGCCAAGGCCGATCAGTCCGATTTCCGCCTGCTGCATAACCATGCTCCATTTCATTCAACCAAAAACGACAGCGCTGTTTTGGCACTCCTTTGGCAGGGGAGCAAGATGCAACATGAAACGGCATGGACAAGGATGTGTGACGGCAGATGCATAAATGATTGGCAGATCAATGATCAGGGATGGTCGTCGTCGTCGGTGATCACCCGCCACGCCGCGCCATCCATATCCTCATATTGGCCGCTTTTCAGCGACCAGAGAAAGGCGGCAAGGCCGATGCCGCCCATCAACAAGGCGATAGGAATAAGATAGATCAGCATGTTCATGCGGCTATTCCCAGCGGTTTGCGGTTTGATGCCGGTTGAAGGGCATGAGCATCAGTCTTGCGGGTAAATCCGCCCAACCCGTTTAGCCGCAGCGCATTGGCGACCACGATGATCGAGGAGGTCGACATGGCGACTGCGGCAATCAGCGGCGTGGCATAGCCCAGCAACGCGACCGGCACGGCCAGCACGTTATAGCCGATTGCCAGCACGAAATTCTCGCGGATCAACTGCCCTGCCCGGCGGGAGACGTTTATGGCGAAAGGCACGGCATCGAGCCCATCATGCATGAAGACAAAGTCGGCGGCTTGGCGCCCGACATCGGCGGCGGTGGCCGGTGCCATGGAGACATAGGCTGCCGATAGCGCCGGCGCGTCATTAATGCCATCGCCCACCATCAGCAGATGCTGCCCGGCCTCGTCCGCTGACGCGCAAAATTTTGCCTTGCCGGATGGCGAAAGCTCCGCCTCTGCCGCATCCACACCAAGCCGTGCCGCAAGCGCATTCACCACCGGCCTCCTGTCTCCCGACAGGATTGTGACCCTCATGCCTTCAGTTTGAAGCCCGGCAATAACCTCCGCCGCACTGGGGCGAAGGCTGTCTTCGAAGCGGAAACAGCCGAGACTGTAACCATTCAGCGAAAGAATGACTTCTGACAGAGCCGGACCATCGGCCTCACCCTCGCCAGAGCCGAGTGCAAAGCGGCGGTTTCCGAGCCGGTAGCGCCCTTCCGGCGCGTCGGCCTCAACGCCGCTACCCGGAATTTCCGTCACACCGGAGAAATTGCGGATTGCCCCGGCTGCGTAATTGGACGAGGCGCTGCGCCACAGGGACTGTGACAGCGGATGACGGGAATGAGCCGCAAGCCCGGCGGCGATGGAGATCATGCCGGGACTGGCCCTGTTGATATCGACGGGCATGGGACGGCCAAGCGTCAGCGTGCCGGTTTTGTCGAAGGCGACGGCATCCACCTTGGCCAGGCGCTCCATGGCCGAGCCGTCCTTGACCATGATGCCGCGCTGGAACAGTTTTCCGGCTGCCACCACCTGCACGACCGGCACGGCCAGACCCAATGCGCAAGGGCAGGTAATGATCAGCACGGCAATCGCCACCATCAGCGCATGTTTCCAGTCGCCGTCATAAAGCCCCCAGACAATGAAGGAGGTGAGAGCCAGCAGATGAACGACAGGCGCATAAAGCTGCGAGGCGCGGTCGGCGATGCGGCGATAATGCGCCTTGCCACCTTCTGCCGCCTCCATCAGCCGGATGATTTCCGACAGGAAGGAATCGCGTGCCTGTGCAGTCGCCTTGACCGTCAGCGATCCGGTGAGGCTCAGCGTTCCCGCCTGCACGGCATCGCCAGGTCCGACGGTTTGCGGCGCACTTTCACCATTGACGATGGAGACATCGAGATCGCTGGTCCCGGCGATGACGGTGCCATCAAGCGCTATACGCTCGCCAGCGGAGATGGCGACATGCTCGCCAACCTTGATGTCATCGACTAGCCGATATTCCCGGCTGCCGTCTGCGCCGACAACGGTGGCGCCGCGCGGATTGAGCCGCGCCAGGCCGCTGATAGCCGAACGGGCGCGGTCGCGCATCATATGGTCCAGCGCCCGGCCGATCAGCAGGAAAAACAGCAGCGACGCCGTTGCATCGAAATAGGCATGTTCGCCGTGATGAATGGTTTCCCACAGCGAGGAAAAATAGGAAAGCGAGATGCCAATGGCAATCGGCACATCCATATTGGTGCGCCGGTGCCGCAGCGCAGTCCAGGCCGATTGATAGAAGAACCGCCCGCCATAGATCAGGGCCGGGGCGGCAATCAGTGCCGAAATCCAGTGGAACAGATCCCGCGTCGATGCATCCGCTCCGGACCAGACGGAGACCGACAGCAGCATGATATTGGTGGCGGCAAAGCCTGTGACGGCAACCGCCCGGATCAATTGCTTCAACAGCAGATCGGACGCCAGATCCTGCGGCGTGAACAAGTGGCAGCTATAGCCGACTGATGCAATGGTGCGCGCAAGCTCCACCGGATCGAAGCCGCTATCGCACAGAATCGGGCCTGCTTGTCTGTCGATGAACGGCCCCTCCTCCGCAATCCTTGCCCGCCAGACGACACCGACACGCCGGGTGGAGAGGTTGACGCGGGCTCGCTCGACGGCAGGCAGACGTTTTAAGGCTGTCTCGATTTTGGTGATGCAGGCGCCGCAATAGACGCCGGGTACGCTGAAATCCACCTGGGTCAATCCCTCGCCCAGATCCCGGCTTGCCAGCCGGATTTCCTCCGAGGAT
It encodes the following:
- the gndA gene encoding NADP-dependent phosphogluconate dehydrogenase; the encoded protein is MQQAEIGLIGLGVMGSNLALNIAEKGNRIAVFNRTPARTHEFIGEAGDLAGNIIGCDTIEEFVAAIRPPRPIIIMIKAGDAVDQQMELLKPHLSANDIMIDAGNANFRDTIRRFDNLKDSGLTFIGMGVSGGEEGARHGPSIMVGGLEESWKRVEKVLTSISAKFNGDPCVAWLGNDGAGHFVKTIHNGIEYADMQMIAEIYGILRDGLGMSASEIGDVFGQWNKGRLNSYLIEISEKVLKAKDPITGNPMVDVIVDAAGQKGTGKWSVIEAQNLGVAATGIEAAVAGRVLSSQKQERVAAEAIFGLPKPTEKPHDGMAFLADLESALLAAKIAAYAQGFAVMAAASKEFGWSLPMPTIAKIWREGCIIRSQFLDEITSAFTKDPDVANLIVTPAFSKMVKDSDAALRRVVSYAALSGLPVPALSSALSYFDSYRRGRGTANLIQAQRDFFGAHGFARVDGKDYPHGPWGSGAAIY
- the ccoS gene encoding cbb3-type cytochrome oxidase assembly protein CcoS codes for the protein MNMLIYLIPIALLMGGIGLAAFLWSLKSGQYEDMDGAAWRVITDDDDHP
- a CDS encoding MBL fold metallo-hydrolase — its product is MNDHLVILGSKGGPAIRPGGPNPTSMLLTLGGRRIVVDCGLGVTRGVVETGMSLKELDLVFITHLHSDHVLELGGLLHTAWTTGLAEPVLVYGPLGTQQLWQGFLASLDYDIRTRIEDEGRPDPAELITIIEYGEGPIFVENGLTVSALRVDHPPVTECFALRFCYGEKSVVLSSDTAYFPPLAQFAAGTDILVHEAMLPEGVDNIVARTGNGARLREHLYASHTLAEDAGRLANAAGVKKLVLNHLIPADDPAFGEADWRRALSTAWHGPLVIARDGVCIPF
- a CDS encoding cation-translocating P-type ATPase; protein product: MSCCAAGSEAALDLERSGALLPSSEEIRLASRDLGEGLTQVDFSVPGVYCGACITKIETALKRLPAVERARVNLSTRRVGVVWRARIAEEGPFIDRQAGPILCDSGFDPVELARTIASVGYSCHLFTPQDLASDLLLKQLIRAVAVTGFAATNIMLLSVSVWSGADASTRDLFHWISALIAAPALIYGGRFFYQSAWTALRHRRTNMDVPIAIGISLSYFSSLWETIHHGEHAYFDATASLLFFLLIGRALDHMMRDRARSAISGLARLNPRGATVVGADGSREYRLVDDIKVGEHVAISAGERIALDGTVIAGTSDLDVSIVNGESAPQTVGPGDAVQAGTLSLTGSLTVKATAQARDSFLSEIIRLMEAAEGGKAHYRRIADRASQLYAPVVHLLALTSFIVWGLYDGDWKHALMVAIAVLIITCPCALGLAVPVVQVVAAGKLFQRGIMVKDGSAMERLAKVDAVAFDKTGTLTLGRPMPVDINRASPGMISIAAGLAAHSRHPLSQSLWRSASSNYAAGAIRNFSGVTEIPGSGVEADAPEGRYRLGNRRFALGSGEGEADGPALSEVILSLNGYSLGCFRFEDSLRPSAAEVIAGLQTEGMRVTILSGDRRPVVNALAARLGVDAAEAELSPSGKAKFCASADEAGQHLLMVGDGINDAPALSAAYVSMAPATAADVGRQAADFVFMHDGLDAVPFAINVSRRAGQLIRENFVLAIGYNVLAVPVALLGYATPLIAAVAMSTSSIIVVANALRLNGLGGFTRKTDAHALQPASNRKPLGIAA